A genomic segment from Malus domestica chromosome 05, GDT2T_hap1 encodes:
- the LOC103443875 gene encoding uncharacterized membrane protein At4g09580, whose product MAAPRNLAGDAGRLPMDEENAKEDDWSTGKRPKSDRFPLSRWEFAAALGVFLVFSTGLCCVYLTMPAAEYGKLKLPRSVADLRFLKDNLATYANDYPAQFILGYCSTYIFMQTFMIPGTIFMSLLAGALFGVIRGLILVVCNATAGASSCFFLSKLIGRPLVSWLWPERLRFFQAEIAKRREKLLNYMLFLRITPTLPNLFINLASPIVDIPFHIFFLATFVGLIPASYITVRAGLALGDLKSVKDLYDFKTLFVLFLIGSVIILPTVLKRKRIYE is encoded by the exons ATGGCGGCTCCGAGAAATCTGGCGGGGGACGCCGGGAGGCTGCCTATGGACGAGGAGAATGCCAAGGAGGACGATTGGTCCACCGGCAAGAGGCCCAAGTCCGATAGGTTTCCGCTGTCGCGGTGGGAATTCGCAGCGGCTCTCGGCGTTTTCTTGGTCTTCTCTACCGGTCTCTGCTGCGTCTACTTGACCATGCCTGCCGCCGAGTACGGTAAACTCAAGCTGCCGCGCTCCGTCGCCGATCTTCGCTTTCTCAA AGACAATCTGGCAACATATGCCAATGATTATCCAGCACAATTTATTCTGGGTTACTGCTCTACTTACATCTTCATGCAGACTTTTATGATTCCTGGGACAATTTTTATGTCATTGCTAGCTGGAGCTCTTTTTGGCGTAATCAGAGGCCTTATCTTGGTTGTCTGCAACGCTACAGCTGGAGCGTCATCCTGCTTCTTTTTGTCTAAGTTAATTGGAAGGCCTTTAGTTAGTTGGTTGTGGCCAGAAAGGTTGAGATTTTTTCAGGCAGAG ATTGCAAAGCGTAGGGAAAAGCTGCTAAATTACATGCTTTTTCTTAGGATAACTCCAACCTTGCCGAACCTTTTCATCAACTTGGCATCTCCAATTGTTGATATACCgtttcatattttctttctgGCGACTTTTGTTGGTCTTATTCCAGCATCTTATATCACAGTCAGG GCTGGCCTTGCTCTGGGGGATCTCAAGTCCGTCAAGGATCTCTATGATTTTAAAACTCTGTTTGTGCTTTTCCTCATTGGTTCTGTGATTATACTTCCAACCGTTTTGAAGAGGAAGCGAATCTATGAATGA